In Aliiglaciecola sp. LCG003, a genomic segment contains:
- a CDS encoding DEAD/DEAH box helicase family protein: protein MPEIQKVSLKIPTVWNCDVKVDGNKVERLLYPEINTEIHLANTNNAGVLLATSNAGAYLERFLVVKSSKCDIDAYPDLPVLKVKNSAAFNAISSETEVIWLRSPACFIQGVTPIDIAKSWINKFSFKEEDLELGVHGLRTPQVGALHAISAEFSKSNIGPSTVVLPTGTGKTETMLSTAIYHRCRKVLVLVPSNSLRDQIGEKFKTLGCLKELGVIEKDTLYPAVTKIKHGIKSSDDAKQIVENSNVIIATPQILNSKFSKAGVLDVLCEGCDYLFVDEAHHISAKKWNEIKEKFAGKRVLQFTATPFRNDTESLGAKIIYNYTMGEAQRAGYFTSVQLEPVEEYFQEQMDESIADKALALLKKDIGDGFDHLMMARVRTKSRAEEVYKLYKRLAPELNPILVHSDLTKTEQNKRLDLLKAKTSKLVVCVDMLGEGYDLPNLKVAAIHDHHKSLAITLQFIGRFTRVSSKEKLDVAKVVVNIADPGVEGALQKLYALGADWDVVLRRLSENQIEREVRLQEVVDSLKGEGDLHDQLSLWNLRPSHSAMLFKTDCNNWQPEKFKEIDFACNEHWHSISVEENILVLLAVKSTAVKWGHFKDINDINYKILIAHWDSGRDALFVYSNDYKSFKVEKLVEKLCGESSFVMSGKQIFNVLNNIEYPLVTNLGSAQNGAISFTQFFGPNVTEGLSAVEKSASTLSNIAALGYENGDKVLWGCSERKGKVWSPQAGTIADWLDWVKDAWDKVANGSTDEANITRDFLRPTKIEKPHNSKPISIQWGEQLQQRFEDGVRIYFGTVFQYLYEIDLKVDWDESNNNPKLVFQSELYCSVYELIIDGDLPKGYEYKLIEGDEIKIQIGNSEEMPLMEEMLKDPIFIYYADGSFSYNCYWVEVKNNIGEFDREHLTPVKWTVDITNESMGASQKADSVQYQTWKTIEDEFDIIINDDDSGEAADLVALRSLPDKIILSLYHCKYSHGATPGRRLSDLYEVCGQAQRSVRWKHVGLPYVYKHIKKRESAWRGKGNSRFLKGNIAALENLKNRSRTTPVEFQVTIVQPGVLKSSVTEEMLKLLGTTELFIKKTTMAELQVWCSG, encoded by the coding sequence ATGCCTGAAATACAAAAAGTTAGTTTGAAAATTCCTACTGTTTGGAATTGTGATGTTAAAGTCGATGGGAATAAAGTTGAAAGGTTGCTTTATCCAGAAATAAATACTGAGATTCACCTAGCTAATACAAATAATGCAGGGGTATTGCTCGCTACTTCTAATGCTGGTGCTTACCTTGAGCGTTTTCTGGTAGTTAAAAGTAGTAAATGTGATATTGACGCATATCCTGATTTACCTGTTTTGAAAGTTAAAAATTCAGCCGCTTTTAACGCTATTTCTTCTGAGACGGAAGTGATCTGGTTAAGGTCACCAGCTTGCTTTATCCAAGGAGTAACTCCAATTGATATCGCTAAATCATGGATTAATAAATTCAGTTTTAAGGAAGAAGATCTGGAGTTAGGTGTACATGGCCTCAGAACGCCCCAAGTGGGAGCGTTGCATGCCATTTCTGCTGAGTTTTCTAAGAGTAACATTGGACCTAGCACCGTAGTTTTACCAACAGGTACGGGTAAAACCGAAACTATGCTATCTACTGCTATTTATCATCGGTGTAGAAAGGTACTGGTATTGGTTCCGTCAAATTCACTTAGAGATCAAATAGGTGAAAAATTCAAAACGCTAGGATGCCTAAAAGAGCTGGGAGTTATTGAGAAGGATACTCTTTATCCAGCAGTGACAAAGATTAAACATGGTATCAAGTCTAGCGATGACGCTAAACAGATTGTAGAAAATTCGAATGTCATTATCGCCACACCTCAAATTCTTAATTCCAAGTTCTCTAAAGCTGGTGTTTTAGATGTTTTATGTGAGGGCTGTGATTATTTGTTTGTCGATGAGGCTCATCACATCTCAGCTAAAAAATGGAATGAAATTAAAGAAAAGTTTGCTGGGAAACGTGTTTTGCAATTTACTGCAACGCCATTTCGAAATGATACTGAGAGTCTTGGTGCCAAGATTATTTATAACTACACAATGGGTGAAGCGCAGAGAGCTGGCTATTTCACAAGTGTCCAATTAGAACCTGTAGAAGAGTACTTTCAGGAGCAGATGGATGAATCTATTGCTGATAAAGCTTTAGCTTTGCTTAAGAAGGATATTGGTGACGGTTTTGATCATTTGATGATGGCTAGGGTTCGCACTAAATCACGAGCGGAGGAAGTATATAAACTTTATAAACGCCTTGCTCCCGAATTGAACCCCATACTTGTTCACTCTGACTTGACAAAAACAGAACAAAACAAACGTTTAGACTTGTTAAAGGCTAAAACTTCAAAGCTTGTAGTATGTGTTGATATGCTTGGGGAAGGTTATGACCTTCCTAATTTAAAAGTAGCTGCAATTCATGATCACCATAAAAGTCTTGCTATCACATTACAGTTTATAGGTCGCTTTACGCGAGTGTCGAGCAAGGAAAAATTAGACGTTGCAAAGGTTGTCGTTAACATCGCTGATCCCGGTGTAGAGGGCGCACTTCAAAAACTTTATGCTTTAGGTGCTGACTGGGATGTAGTGCTTAGGCGATTATCGGAGAATCAAATAGAGAGGGAAGTCCGCTTACAGGAAGTAGTTGATTCGTTAAAAGGTGAAGGTGATTTACATGATCAGTTATCACTTTGGAATTTACGACCATCTCATTCCGCTATGTTATTTAAAACCGATTGCAACAACTGGCAGCCAGAGAAATTTAAAGAGATAGATTTTGCTTGTAATGAACATTGGCATTCAATCTCAGTAGAAGAAAATATATTGGTGCTCCTCGCTGTCAAAAGTACGGCAGTAAAGTGGGGGCATTTCAAAGACATCAATGACATTAACTACAAAATATTAATCGCTCATTGGGATAGTGGTAGAGATGCGCTGTTCGTTTATTCTAATGACTACAAGAGCTTTAAGGTTGAAAAATTAGTTGAAAAGCTTTGTGGCGAATCATCATTCGTTATGTCTGGAAAGCAGATATTTAATGTTCTCAATAATATTGAATACCCTTTGGTTACCAATCTTGGCTCTGCACAGAATGGAGCTATTAGCTTCACACAGTTTTTCGGTCCAAACGTAACAGAGGGGCTGAGTGCAGTTGAAAAGTCTGCTTCTACTTTAAGTAATATAGCGGCTTTGGGATATGAGAATGGAGACAAAGTTTTGTGGGGATGCTCGGAGAGAAAAGGAAAAGTATGGTCTCCGCAAGCAGGAACGATTGCTGATTGGTTAGATTGGGTAAAAGATGCTTGGGATAAAGTAGCTAATGGAAGTACCGATGAAGCGAACATTACACGAGACTTCTTGCGTCCGACTAAGATAGAAAAGCCTCATAACTCTAAACCTATTTCTATTCAGTGGGGTGAACAACTTCAGCAGAGGTTTGAGGATGGAGTTAGGATCTATTTTGGTACTGTATTCCAATATTTGTATGAGATTGATTTAAAGGTAGATTGGGACGAATCAAACAATAATCCAAAACTAGTTTTCCAATCTGAACTATATTGCTCTGTTTACGAATTGATAATTGATGGAGATTTACCGAAAGGCTACGAATATAAGTTAATTGAAGGCGATGAAATAAAGATCCAAATTGGCAATTCAGAAGAAATGCCTCTGATGGAAGAAATGTTGAAAGACCCAATATTTATTTATTACGCAGATGGATCGTTTTCATATAATTGCTATTGGGTAGAGGTAAAAAATAACATTGGTGAGTTTGATAGAGAACATCTAACTCCCGTTAAGTGGACAGTAGATATTACAAATGAATCGATGGGGGCAAGTCAAAAAGCAGACAGTGTGCAGTATCAAACTTGGAAAACAATTGAGGATGAATTCGATATCATCATCAATGACGATGATAGTGGTGAGGCTGCTGATTTAGTTGCGCTTAGATCTCTACCAGACAAAATCATTTTAAGTTTGTATCACTGTAAATATTCGCACGGAGCAACCCCCGGAAGGCGTTTGAGTGATTTATATGAAGTATGTGGACAGGCTCAGCGCTCAGTCCGTTGGAAGCATGTTGGATTACCTTACGTTTATAAGCATATTAAAAAGCGGGAATCTGCTTGGAGAGGGAAAGGAAACAGTAGGTTTTTAAAAGGTAACATTGCAGCATTAGAAAACCTGAAAAATAGATCAAGAACAACACCCGTTGAGTTTCAGGTGACTATTGTGCAGCCCGGCGTACTTAAATCATCAGTAACTGAAGAAATGTTGAAGTTACTGGGCACTACGGAACTATTTATTAAAAAGACAACTATGGCAGAACTGCAAGTTTGGTGCTCTGGATAG
- a CDS encoding N-6 DNA methylase — MNNDVIESLVSTVIQSYKYVGFTNDTIHERDLYLTLLTCVLVKSPNLDNLITECKQKKSNHEFLATVRKYSTNELLTPALRAFLNELVELTNNSDGALVFHEVFQLSDNSDIQKLSRQDRVTLYDRVLQRLQAMNLPDQFAAEFSYQALPFNFAKIYTKLLQPKPKSRVYDPYAIAGESIVDFALQNQNLSITTESVNQSSRYIRHQLLIAGVQKLNTINSFALTPVANVKKGEFDYAITLLQPSIYSEIEDITGDSSKKLKGDYEENRIPKAVLKSRFWEHALIHHMLYSLNDSGKAVIITAKGPLSRHSDFHSRKQLVDNNQIDAVIQLPPKLLDARTVPLFAIVLNKKRSNKDKITFIDARNCYTPDAGINILTSIDDIAEAYRNQNSQSIKLELVTPNKVIKHGYSLNVDTYIAHDRRDYEDIDVDAVQEALLKQQRHTDLIIRKLNSTFSFK, encoded by the coding sequence ATGAATAATGATGTAATCGAAAGCCTTGTATCTACCGTCATTCAGTCCTACAAGTATGTTGGGTTTACCAACGATACAATCCATGAACGAGATCTTTATCTTACTCTTCTTACTTGTGTATTAGTAAAATCTCCAAACTTGGATAACTTAATAACCGAATGCAAGCAGAAAAAGTCGAACCATGAGTTTTTGGCAACAGTTAGAAAGTATTCAACCAATGAGTTACTAACTCCTGCTCTAAGAGCTTTTTTAAATGAACTTGTAGAGTTAACCAATAACAGCGATGGAGCACTTGTATTTCACGAAGTTTTTCAATTAAGTGATAATTCAGACATCCAAAAGTTATCTCGGCAGGATCGTGTCACGCTTTACGATAGGGTTTTACAGCGCCTTCAGGCAATGAACTTACCAGATCAATTTGCAGCGGAATTTTCATATCAAGCACTGCCTTTTAATTTCGCCAAGATATATACAAAACTATTGCAACCAAAACCCAAAAGCCGTGTTTATGATCCATACGCAATAGCAGGAGAATCCATAGTTGATTTTGCTCTACAAAACCAGAATTTATCTATAACCACTGAAAGCGTTAATCAATCCTCACGCTATATCAGGCATCAACTGCTTATAGCGGGAGTTCAAAAACTAAACACCATAAACTCGTTTGCACTTACTCCTGTAGCCAACGTCAAAAAGGGTGAATTTGATTATGCGATAACTTTGCTTCAACCAAGCATATATTCTGAAATAGAGGACATTACTGGTGATAGCAGCAAAAAACTAAAAGGAGACTATGAAGAAAACCGAATTCCTAAAGCTGTTTTGAAGTCTCGCTTTTGGGAGCACGCGTTAATTCATCACATGCTTTATTCGCTAAATGACTCTGGTAAGGCCGTTATTATTACTGCCAAAGGACCGCTTAGCAGGCACTCTGACTTTCATTCCAGAAAACAATTAGTCGATAACAATCAAATTGATGCTGTTATTCAACTTCCACCTAAACTGCTTGATGCTCGAACAGTTCCTTTATTCGCTATTGTCCTTAATAAAAAAAGGTCTAACAAGGACAAAATTACCTTCATTGACGCTAGAAATTGCTATACCCCAGATGCAGGGATAAACATTCTAACGTCCATTGACGACATCGCCGAAGCCTATCGAAACCAGAACAGTCAATCAATAAAACTTGAATTAGTGACACCAAATAAAGTTATCAAACATGGTTATTCTCTAAACGTTGATACCTATATAGCTCATGACAGACGTGATTATGAAGATATTGATGTTGACGCTGTGCAGGAAGCGCTGTTGAAACAACAGCGACATACCGATCTGATCATCCGAAAACTAAACTCTACTTTTTCATTTAAGTAA
- a CDS encoding restriction endonuclease subunit S, which yields MTEEKSIIKVRTGWTFSKAIESSDKGEYQVIQLRDVQDLTLAGLDWANITRTNIDSSRTIKTLQENEILLVAKGHTKTALLLKNLPDNVVANQHFLIITVNDSSKLSPEYLEVFLNSASVQNWFTVNSSGSYQSTLSKKRLLELKLPTELPIEHQQMLVDLDTSIKKEKHLQQLLIKQREQELEKFSEAIWSSLK from the coding sequence ATGACTGAAGAAAAATCAATAATAAAAGTTAGAACGGGTTGGACTTTTAGCAAGGCAATAGAGAGTAGTGACAAGGGTGAATATCAAGTCATACAGCTTAGAGATGTTCAAGATCTTACGCTTGCGGGATTAGACTGGGCAAATATTACTAGAACCAATATCGATTCAAGTCGCACAATAAAAACATTGCAAGAGAATGAGATTTTACTTGTTGCCAAAGGCCACACCAAAACTGCACTTCTGTTGAAAAACTTACCCGACAATGTTGTAGCAAATCAGCACTTTTTGATTATTACAGTTAATGACTCTTCAAAACTGTCGCCTGAGTATTTAGAAGTATTTTTAAACAGTGCGTCTGTTCAAAACTGGTTTACGGTCAATAGCAGCGGGAGTTATCAGAGTACGCTTTCCAAAAAAAGGCTTCTCGAACTAAAATTGCCAACTGAACTGCCAATTGAGCACCAGCAGATGCTAGTTGATTTAGACACCAGTATTAAGAAAGAAAAGCATTTACAACAGTTACTGATAAAACAAAGAGAACAAGAGCTGGAGAAATTTTCAGAAGCTATCTGGAGTTCACTAAAATGA
- a CDS encoding TnsA endonuclease N-terminal domain-containing protein, giving the protein MSNGENCTQFSFIWFINMARGKSTKNITVAKRNKRIKEWEAANAKGSKYIPFIDPRDIRSDGSKGRVPDYENKGQDKRVLSTNERLYAYILMFDDRILWSKEQYPLLPIERSIAIAKRLKIRHPKYPGTNVDAVMTSDFYCGKFDGYEVVYSIKDDEKIKSLTDRQKKNLENKEKIQRAFWESLGIKYHLIHSSTYKKSIFARNLVKLAKSLKISFELELIRKRWLKSFSINLRNTRERRLSFLLNATSESMGIEYHQSVSLFNHCLWHKLIKANLNIPLRFENLVSDFDIQVVAHD; this is encoded by the coding sequence GTGTCAAATGGCGAAAACTGTACGCAGTTTTCATTTATATGGTTTATTAATATGGCACGAGGAAAATCCACCAAAAACATTACTGTTGCAAAGCGCAATAAAAGAATTAAGGAATGGGAAGCAGCCAACGCAAAAGGCTCAAAGTATATTCCCTTTATTGATCCCAGAGATATCAGGTCGGACGGGAGTAAAGGTCGAGTCCCTGACTATGAAAATAAAGGTCAAGACAAACGTGTTCTCTCAACCAATGAGAGGTTATATGCTTATATTTTAATGTTTGATGACCGAATCTTATGGTCAAAAGAGCAATATCCGCTTCTACCTATTGAAAGGTCCATTGCGATTGCTAAGCGGTTGAAGATCAGACATCCCAAATATCCCGGTACAAATGTAGATGCCGTTATGACATCTGATTTTTACTGTGGAAAATTTGATGGCTATGAAGTTGTTTACTCGATTAAAGATGATGAGAAAATTAAATCATTAACTGACCGTCAAAAAAAGAATCTAGAAAATAAAGAAAAGATCCAGAGAGCTTTCTGGGAATCGCTAGGGATTAAATATCACTTAATTCACAGCTCAACTTACAAAAAGTCTATCTTTGCAAGAAATTTGGTAAAGCTTGCCAAGAGTTTAAAAATTTCATTTGAGCTAGAGCTAATTCGAAAACGCTGGCTGAAATCATTTTCAATTAACCTAAGAAATACTCGTGAAAGACGACTAAGCTTTTTGCTCAACGCAACCTCAGAATCTATGGGGATTGAGTACCATCAAAGTGTTTCGTTATTCAATCATTGTCTTTGGCATAAATTGATAAAAGCAAATTTAAATATCCCGCTTAGATTTGAGAACTTGGTGTCTGACTTTGACATTCAGGTGGTTGCTCATGACTGA
- a CDS encoding transposase, with translation MTELTQNIMVKDLLVPEQGSELRDASIVILIDSKEDKVFVIGLSDNTKPKAMPYRLLLEELIQGTIRKGSFEKTEYWKKVEESLDDKARTKRDLKFEVIKPLVENLDLFLRKGSYGKGLVNNCLELAKENGLKQTTRYQVYQWLYRYLKCRSNKNCFLRKPGTGKGKDKKYSKKTGPKREEGNVCNGRMREELDNKHIKSIIREFYECDSPIPITECWTEYHNKYQCDPVYDQFTGEFLKYEERKGELFIGKFQFLEYAYSLTSDNRHRVMKAQGLFDEYNKNIKGLSGEIHEIFGDAPGDYQVDETPLAIELVDEFDRNRRLGRPTCYSVIDMFSRAWVGLLLTFAKPSAHTAREIIFISCRNKEVFCKEIGVKLNEPWLPEGKPARIIVDNAEFASSLTDAFSADANIEVLFNKEGNSQEKGLVERRHKTLEEFLFGRIPGAISKKYVKNYLARRVRRNAVLNIRELYQILIDFITRFNKFYPLSTLPLSKEMKEDGVKNIPNEKWLWGLVHRAGDLQSVDEDELFMQLLESAQVTVKRDGLFLQGRYIRTFKKRRTSQGLQYSCDWALKNFLYEKEVGKTYDCKFMRYSMSRIWIVTDFGFQEAVLHPNDASFEWWSAECIQDKKIEEAIEKEVQMDQYHQEQSKTVVNAKAKVKDAKKEQAQITVNAANSQDVSSNRLQAIDREIVGSKEQLNKFTNQNYQEDKDIEDNSSSKQVQNNESLTNETASLFADKTKMSKRRRG, from the coding sequence ATGACTGAACTTACTCAAAATATAATGGTTAAAGATTTGCTTGTGCCTGAGCAAGGTTCTGAATTAAGAGATGCTTCTATCGTTATCTTGATTGATTCCAAGGAAGATAAAGTATTTGTCATTGGCCTAAGTGACAATACTAAACCAAAAGCAATGCCTTATAGACTGCTGTTAGAAGAGCTAATTCAAGGGACGATTAGAAAGGGATCTTTTGAAAAAACAGAGTATTGGAAAAAAGTTGAGGAGTCACTTGATGATAAAGCTCGTACCAAGAGAGATTTAAAATTTGAGGTGATCAAACCGTTGGTTGAAAACTTAGACTTGTTTTTACGTAAGGGGAGTTATGGAAAAGGTTTGGTCAACAATTGTCTGGAGTTAGCGAAAGAAAATGGTTTAAAACAAACGACTAGATATCAAGTATATCAGTGGCTCTATCGTTATTTAAAGTGCAGAAGTAATAAAAACTGTTTTCTTAGAAAACCGGGAACAGGAAAAGGTAAGGATAAAAAGTACTCGAAAAAAACAGGGCCTAAGCGTGAAGAGGGGAATGTCTGTAACGGCAGGATGAGAGAGGAACTAGACAATAAACACATCAAGTCTATTATCCGAGAATTTTACGAATGTGATTCACCCATTCCTATCACCGAATGTTGGACTGAATATCACAATAAGTATCAATGTGACCCCGTATATGACCAGTTTACGGGGGAGTTTTTGAAATATGAGGAAAGAAAAGGTGAGCTATTTATAGGTAAATTTCAGTTCCTTGAATATGCATATAGTTTGACCAGTGATAATCGTCACCGAGTAATGAAAGCACAAGGTCTTTTTGATGAATATAACAAAAATATTAAAGGACTGAGTGGTGAAATTCACGAAATATTTGGTGATGCGCCGGGGGATTATCAGGTTGATGAAACTCCTTTAGCTATAGAGCTTGTTGATGAGTTTGACAGAAATAGAAGGTTAGGTAGACCTACTTGTTACTCTGTAATTGATATGTTCTCTAGGGCGTGGGTGGGTTTGTTACTGACATTTGCGAAGCCATCGGCTCACACTGCAAGAGAAATAATTTTCATATCTTGTAGAAACAAAGAAGTATTCTGCAAAGAAATTGGTGTAAAGCTAAATGAACCTTGGTTGCCTGAGGGCAAGCCTGCAAGGATCATAGTAGATAATGCCGAGTTTGCTTCTTCTTTAACTGATGCTTTTAGCGCAGATGCAAATATCGAAGTGTTGTTTAACAAAGAAGGTAATTCACAGGAAAAAGGGCTAGTAGAGCGCAGACACAAAACCTTGGAAGAGTTTTTATTTGGGCGAATTCCGGGGGCGATTAGTAAAAAGTATGTAAAGAATTATCTAGCAAGAAGAGTCAGACGCAACGCTGTTCTCAACATAAGAGAGCTATATCAAATACTAATCGATTTTATAACGCGCTTTAATAAATTTTACCCGCTAAGTACGTTGCCTCTAAGTAAAGAGATGAAAGAAGACGGGGTAAAGAATATCCCTAATGAAAAATGGCTTTGGGGCTTAGTTCATAGGGCTGGTGACTTACAATCAGTGGATGAAGATGAACTATTTATGCAATTACTTGAAAGTGCTCAAGTAACGGTTAAGCGAGACGGTCTATTCCTACAGGGGCGATACATCAGAACCTTTAAAAAGCGCAGAACATCTCAGGGGTTGCAATACTCCTGCGACTGGGCCTTGAAGAACTTCTTATATGAGAAGGAAGTAGGTAAGACATACGACTGTAAGTTTATGCGTTATTCAATGAGTCGGATATGGATTGTTACTGACTTTGGTTTTCAGGAAGCCGTTTTACACCCCAATGATGCGAGTTTTGAATGGTGGAGTGCTGAGTGTATTCAAGACAAAAAGATCGAAGAAGCGATAGAAAAAGAAGTGCAAATGGATCAGTACCATCAAGAGCAGAGTAAAACAGTGGTAAATGCAAAGGCCAAAGTTAAAGATGCAAAAAAAGAACAAGCCCAAATAACTGTTAATGCGGCAAATAGCCAAGACGTGTCATCTAATCGTTTACAGGCAATTGACAGAGAGATTGTAGGGTCGAAAGAACAGTTAAATAAATTCACTAACCAGAACTATCAAGAGGATAAAGATATAGAAGACAACTCTTCTTCGAAGCAAGTTCAGAACAATGAAAGTTTAACGAATGAAACGGCAAGTTTATTTGCTGATAAAACAAAAATGAGTAAACGGAGAAGAGGATAA
- a CDS encoding ATP-binding protein, whose product MTYKIAKYTPSDNPDYKGNPYIESLPLRLNPDDFWERVQDEAYAPEDLSKFSTETLEGMASNIMESVCTTSIYYDVYCDLLGTIKVGYKNRNPLNEDVKKWQQKIATTTYKRTRTTAPSLKFTGYSGLGKTTLVDSVLGLIEPVLIHPSDGPLNEERVQIVYLKVNIPGDSNTKDICLDLFEQIDGILGLKGKDSYHSMYCDKSRSDCIKGLVKICTTLLVGMIIFDEMQNICTAVANEKNLIFKFFDKLTNEAKVPTLKIGTSKANKLTDSEFSNARRLGIPYDWKNYTINDTDWTTLVEYAWSYQLLPEFEPLTVRYKKKIYELTRGIPHCLFFLIEQANVLGLRSGEAKFSLDLLDIVFEKRFSIMKTGIIALRHGNVAAFDDLMSAGQYIDKEVEKLVKKLIKIGDNINLSKAEAKSLYEHVEKYLPEYKPTKAEEKILDKLFKKAELEATDLIEEDGYLRVPM is encoded by the coding sequence ATGACATACAAAATCGCAAAATATACACCATCGGACAATCCAGACTATAAAGGTAACCCATATATTGAGAGTTTGCCGTTAAGGCTTAACCCTGATGATTTTTGGGAAAGAGTCCAAGACGAAGCTTATGCACCTGAAGATTTATCTAAATTTAGTACAGAGACACTAGAGGGTATGGCGTCAAATATCATGGAGTCCGTTTGTACTACGTCCATTTATTATGACGTGTACTGTGATTTATTGGGGACCATTAAGGTCGGTTACAAAAACAGAAACCCTTTAAATGAAGATGTTAAAAAGTGGCAACAAAAGATAGCTACGACAACATATAAAAGAACTCGCACTACCGCACCATCGCTAAAATTTACAGGTTATTCAGGCTTAGGAAAAACGACCCTTGTAGACTCGGTTCTAGGTTTAATCGAGCCAGTTCTAATCCATCCATCTGATGGTCCGCTGAATGAAGAAAGAGTTCAAATTGTATATCTTAAGGTCAATATTCCCGGTGATTCTAATACCAAAGATATTTGTTTGGATTTGTTTGAGCAAATTGATGGGATTTTAGGGTTGAAAGGGAAAGACAGCTACCACTCCATGTATTGTGACAAAAGCCGCTCTGATTGCATCAAAGGGTTGGTTAAAATTTGCACAACTCTTTTGGTTGGGATGATCATTTTTGATGAAATGCAAAATATATGTACCGCCGTTGCAAATGAGAAAAACCTAATTTTTAAGTTTTTCGACAAACTGACTAACGAAGCCAAAGTTCCTACGTTAAAAATTGGTACTTCAAAAGCAAATAAACTTACTGACAGCGAGTTTTCAAACGCTAGACGTTTAGGCATTCCTTACGATTGGAAGAATTATACAATAAATGATACTGATTGGACTACATTGGTGGAATATGCATGGAGTTATCAACTTTTGCCAGAGTTCGAACCTTTAACAGTTCGATATAAAAAGAAAATTTATGAATTGACGAGAGGAATACCGCATTGCTTATTTTTCCTCATAGAACAGGCTAATGTTTTAGGGTTGAGAAGTGGTGAAGCTAAATTTTCTTTGGACCTTTTAGATATCGTGTTTGAAAAGCGCTTTTCAATTATGAAAACAGGAATAATAGCGTTGAGGCATGGGAATGTTGCCGCATTCGATGATTTGATGAGTGCAGGTCAATATATTGATAAAGAAGTAGAAAAACTGGTTAAAAAGCTTATTAAAATTGGCGACAACATAAATTTAAGTAAGGCTGAAGCAAAGTCTCTTTATGAACACGTAGAAAAGTACTTGCCAGAATATAAACCTACCAAGGCAGAAGAAAAAATTCTGGATAAGCTATTCAAGAAAGCTGAGTTAGAAGCAACTGATTTAATCGAAGAGGATGGATACTTGAGGGTGCCAATGTGA